A stretch of Mycobacterium sp. ITM-2016-00316 DNA encodes these proteins:
- a CDS encoding ABC transporter ATP-binding protein, protein MTTAHDVATEASDAPAAPRARVVDLAVTFERRGVAVNALRGVTLDIGHGEILAVVGESGSGKSVMGHALLGLLSGDPSPRITGRAEVCGVDMVAASDEERRRVRKAHLGAVFQDPMTSLNPTMRVGHQVVEAAGSAEEALRLLDLVGIPDPARRMKAFPHELSGGLRQRVMIAMAVAGKPDLVIADEPTTALDVTVQAQVLSLIRDLCDQLGTSFILVTHDIGVASQVCDRIAVMYGGRLAEAGQMDSVLRAPSHPYTVGLLNARLDLDLPIGRAIPALRGEPPDPRAHPPGCAFAPRCPAAVGPCQETLPVPTPATTHDGVAACLVPESTSVVAELAETEPFKPMKEPQDTVPAARVNGVDKHFDVRRGLLHKDKLHALRNVILDIAPGESVAVVGESGSGKSTLLRVVAGLMKPENGNVERPGGQPQMVFQDAGASLTPWLSVGEIVGERLIKTTNRAERRSLVDRALRQVGLPPDVAGIKAGMLSGGQRQRVAFARAIIVPPKLLLCDEPTSALDASLAASVLNLLQELRRELGMAVMFVTHDLAAARFISDRTAVMYLGQIVEVGPTLEVISNPTHPYTKALLAAIPSPGTAPVRLPGEPASALAVPSGCSFHPRCPERVDRCATDEPILYSLDGTSSRFAACLLTQADQESPERAAS, encoded by the coding sequence ATGACAACAGCGCACGATGTTGCCACGGAGGCGTCCGATGCGCCGGCCGCCCCACGGGCCCGGGTGGTGGACCTGGCCGTCACATTCGAACGCCGGGGGGTTGCGGTCAACGCCTTGCGTGGTGTCACGCTCGACATCGGGCACGGCGAGATCCTGGCGGTGGTGGGCGAATCCGGGTCGGGTAAGAGTGTCATGGGCCACGCCCTTCTGGGGCTGCTGTCCGGTGACCCGTCGCCCAGGATCACCGGACGCGCCGAGGTGTGCGGTGTCGACATGGTCGCCGCCTCCGACGAGGAGCGGCGTCGGGTCCGGAAGGCCCATCTGGGCGCCGTCTTCCAGGATCCGATGACGTCGCTGAACCCGACCATGAGGGTGGGCCATCAGGTTGTGGAGGCCGCGGGCTCGGCCGAGGAGGCGCTGCGCCTCCTGGATCTGGTCGGCATTCCCGACCCGGCGCGCCGGATGAAGGCATTCCCGCACGAGTTGTCCGGCGGTCTGCGACAGCGCGTGATGATCGCGATGGCGGTGGCGGGCAAACCCGACCTCGTCATCGCCGACGAGCCGACCACGGCACTCGACGTCACCGTGCAAGCGCAGGTGCTCAGCCTCATCCGCGACCTTTGCGACCAGCTGGGTACCTCGTTCATCCTGGTCACCCACGACATCGGCGTGGCCTCGCAGGTTTGCGATCGCATCGCCGTCATGTACGGCGGCAGACTCGCCGAGGCCGGCCAGATGGACAGCGTGCTGCGAGCACCGTCGCACCCGTACACGGTTGGCCTGCTCAATGCGCGTCTGGACCTGGACCTGCCGATCGGCCGGGCGATCCCCGCGCTGCGGGGGGAGCCGCCGGATCCTCGTGCGCACCCGCCCGGCTGTGCGTTTGCGCCCCGCTGCCCGGCCGCGGTCGGGCCCTGCCAGGAAACCCTCCCCGTCCCCACCCCGGCCACCACCCACGACGGTGTCGCCGCCTGCCTCGTCCCCGAGTCGACCTCGGTGGTCGCCGAGCTTGCCGAGACTGAGCCGTTCAAGCCGATGAAGGAACCGCAGGACACGGTGCCTGCCGCGCGGGTCAACGGCGTGGACAAGCATTTCGACGTACGGCGCGGCCTGCTGCACAAGGACAAACTCCATGCCTTGCGCAACGTGATCCTCGACATTGCCCCGGGCGAGTCGGTGGCGGTGGTCGGCGAGTCCGGATCGGGTAAGTCCACCCTGCTGAGGGTCGTTGCCGGGCTGATGAAACCCGAGAACGGCAACGTCGAACGGCCGGGCGGCCAGCCACAGATGGTGTTTCAGGACGCCGGCGCCTCACTCACACCATGGTTGAGCGTCGGCGAGATCGTCGGGGAGCGGCTGATCAAGACGACCAACCGGGCCGAGCGGCGCAGCCTGGTGGACCGGGCGTTGCGCCAGGTAGGTCTGCCTCCCGACGTCGCCGGCATCAAGGCCGGCATGCTCTCCGGTGGTCAGCGCCAACGGGTGGCGTTCGCCCGGGCGATCATCGTCCCGCCCAAGTTGCTGCTGTGCGACGAGCCCACGTCGGCACTGGATGCCTCGCTGGCCGCGTCGGTGCTGAACCTGCTGCAGGAACTTCGACGCGAGCTCGGCATGGCGGTGATGTTCGTGACGCACGACCTGGCCGCCGCCCGGTTCATCTCCGACCGCACCGCGGTGATGTATCTCGGTCAGATCGTCGAGGTGGGCCCCACTCTGGAGGTCATCAGCAACCCGACGCACCCCTACACCAAGGCGCTGCTGGCCGCGATTCCGTCGCCGGGTACGGCGCCGGTACGTCTGCCGGGCGAACCGGCCAGTGCACTCGCCGTACCGTCGGGTTGCTCATTCCATCCACGGTGCCCGGAGCGGGTCGATCGATGCGCGACAGACGAGCCGATCCTCTACTCGCTCGACGGCACCAGCAGCCGCTTCGCGGCGTGTCTTCTCACCCAGGCAGATCAGGAGAGCCCGGAGCGGGCCGCGTCATGA
- a CDS encoding ABC transporter substrate-binding protein — protein sequence MTRTPITLDRRGFLKVGGLTVGGLALANLIAACGGEASTDGARNLTLRMPFLQDMQVPDPDIMYEGEGVQVMKSCYEGLVNYKSGTSEIIPGLAKSWTVSDDQLTYTFDLVPDVTFHDGTAADAAAWLKSFERRLAVNEGPAYMVAGIAKSEAPDPTTLVVTLKEPNNAFLHYAACPWQMFAVSPTAVESNAVGGDLAQEWLKTHDAGTGPYVMKEFVPGSHYTLERFDGYWGEEPYFESVRIEIVPEIATQKLQLDQGAFDLVAKGFAIPDVLSYKQNAKFKTIAVPGSTVIVLWMNFGAGVFADKAVRQAMMTALDRSAIVETAFQGLTPMQANFWPENMFPAGLAPFDPVVDTGPLEAIVPSLPSKKLDLAWVTSYGAPGQQVAELVQTQLAPTGLEITVRAMPSAESFDLANQPAEKRPDLMVAGIGGDALHLDTAMRIFLRTGAKPLNYFQYGNPEVDRLMDVAITKPTDAQTNEIYLQITETIQDEALWVPLCRRMDTSITQAQIDGFVGNSYLPYIFDAGVIRRA from the coding sequence GTGACTCGTACCCCAATTACCCTGGACCGGCGTGGCTTTCTGAAGGTCGGTGGACTGACCGTCGGCGGACTCGCGCTGGCCAATCTGATCGCTGCGTGTGGCGGTGAGGCCAGTACGGACGGTGCGCGCAACTTGACGTTGCGGATGCCGTTCCTGCAGGACATGCAGGTGCCCGACCCCGACATCATGTACGAGGGCGAGGGTGTGCAGGTCATGAAGTCCTGCTACGAGGGCCTGGTCAATTACAAGTCGGGCACCTCGGAGATCATCCCCGGGCTGGCGAAGTCCTGGACGGTCTCCGACGATCAGTTGACCTACACCTTCGATTTGGTGCCCGATGTGACGTTCCATGACGGCACCGCGGCCGATGCGGCCGCCTGGCTGAAGAGCTTCGAGCGTCGGCTCGCGGTCAACGAGGGGCCGGCCTACATGGTGGCGGGTATCGCCAAGTCCGAGGCGCCGGATCCGACGACGTTGGTGGTGACGCTCAAGGAGCCCAACAATGCGTTCCTGCATTACGCGGCGTGCCCGTGGCAGATGTTCGCGGTGAGTCCGACCGCGGTCGAATCCAACGCGGTTGGTGGGGATTTGGCGCAGGAGTGGCTCAAGACCCACGATGCCGGGACGGGGCCGTATGTGATGAAGGAGTTCGTGCCCGGCAGCCATTACACGTTGGAGCGGTTCGACGGCTATTGGGGTGAAGAGCCTTATTTCGAGAGCGTTCGGATCGAGATCGTTCCCGAGATTGCGACGCAGAAACTGCAGTTGGATCAGGGTGCCTTCGATCTGGTGGCCAAGGGCTTCGCGATCCCCGACGTACTCAGCTACAAGCAGAACGCGAAGTTCAAAACGATCGCGGTGCCCGGCTCCACGGTGATCGTGCTCTGGATGAACTTCGGCGCCGGCGTGTTCGCCGACAAGGCGGTGCGGCAGGCGATGATGACCGCCCTGGACCGCTCCGCGATCGTCGAGACCGCGTTCCAGGGTTTGACCCCGATGCAGGCGAACTTCTGGCCGGAGAACATGTTCCCGGCGGGGCTGGCGCCTTTCGACCCGGTGGTCGACACCGGGCCACTGGAGGCGATCGTGCCGTCGTTGCCGTCCAAGAAGCTGGACCTGGCCTGGGTGACCTCCTACGGTGCGCCCGGCCAGCAGGTGGCCGAACTGGTCCAGACCCAGCTGGCCCCGACCGGCCTGGAGATCACCGTGCGCGCCATGCCCAGCGCCGAGTCCTTCGACTTGGCCAACCAGCCCGCCGAGAAACGGCCCGACCTCATGGTCGCCGGCATTGGCGGCGACGCGCTGCATCTGGACACCGCGATGCGGATCTTCCTGCGCACCGGAGCCAAGCCGCTCAACTACTTTCAGTACGGCAACCCCGAGGTTGACCGCCTGATGGACGTGGCGATCACCAAACCGACCGACGCCCAGACCAACGAGATATACCTGCAGATCACCGAGACCATTCAGGACGAGGCGCTCTGGGTGCCGCTGTGTCGACGGATGGATACCTCGATCACCCAGGCACAGATCGACGGGTTCGTCGGCAATTCCTATCTGCCCTACATCTTCGACGCCGGGGTCATCAGACGCGCCTAG
- a CDS encoding NtaA/DmoA family FMN-dependent monooxygenase (This protein belongs to a clade of FMN-dependent monooxygenases, within a broader family of flavin-dependent oxidoreductases, the luciferase-like monooxygenase (LMM) family, some of whose members use coenzyme F420 rather than FMN.) has product MTKKFHLGWFMNFIPPEWDTDDASPDVRMWPNGRFYVDMARAMERACFDLIMIEDTVMVADAYGGTMEGALKYSAFAPKHDPLPLAVQVACNTTNLGVVSTMSTSFYPPYLLARLCSTVDSIAQGRFGWNIVSSAEDRAAQNFGLEGLPEHDERYNVAEEYFDVVNQLWDSWEPDAVVMDRKTHTFADFNKVHTIDFHGKYFKSRGPLNTVPSPQHRPAFLQAGASPKGRQFAAGAADAIVAVGTGVEGMKEYRDDIRARAAAAGRNPDDVKLLFVVSPTVAATEAEARAEVDRLLNHPTYVEKSLVSISSNTEIDFKQFDLDEPLPADLTTNGERGSLEYFMRGDGTPGPKTLRQLVLHRAKRGLELVGTPDQVAEKMGQAMEEVGGDGFLIAKPGWDLSRKYIESICDGLVPALQRRGLTRTAYTTTTLRDTLREF; this is encoded by the coding sequence ATGACCAAGAAGTTTCACCTCGGCTGGTTCATGAACTTCATCCCGCCGGAGTGGGACACCGACGACGCCTCGCCGGACGTCCGGATGTGGCCGAACGGGCGGTTCTATGTCGACATGGCGCGGGCCATGGAGCGGGCGTGTTTCGACCTCATCATGATCGAGGACACCGTGATGGTCGCCGACGCCTACGGCGGCACCATGGAGGGTGCGCTGAAGTACTCGGCTTTCGCGCCGAAGCACGACCCGCTGCCGTTGGCCGTCCAGGTGGCCTGCAACACCACCAATCTTGGTGTGGTGTCCACGATGTCGACGAGTTTTTATCCGCCGTATCTGTTGGCGCGGTTGTGTTCGACCGTCGATTCGATTGCTCAGGGCCGGTTCGGGTGGAACATCGTGTCCTCGGCTGAGGATCGGGCGGCGCAGAACTTCGGGCTCGAGGGGTTGCCCGAGCACGATGAGCGGTACAACGTGGCCGAGGAGTATTTCGACGTGGTCAACCAGTTGTGGGATTCCTGGGAGCCCGATGCGGTGGTGATGGATCGCAAGACCCACACCTTCGCCGATTTCAACAAGGTTCACACCATCGATTTCCACGGGAAGTACTTCAAGTCCCGTGGCCCGTTGAACACGGTGCCCTCGCCGCAGCATCGACCGGCGTTCCTGCAGGCGGGTGCGTCGCCGAAGGGTCGTCAGTTCGCTGCCGGTGCTGCCGATGCGATCGTCGCGGTCGGGACCGGGGTCGAGGGGATGAAGGAGTACCGCGACGACATTCGAGCCCGCGCCGCGGCCGCGGGCCGAAATCCCGATGACGTCAAGCTTCTCTTCGTGGTCTCCCCGACCGTCGCGGCGACCGAAGCCGAAGCCCGCGCGGAGGTCGACCGTCTGCTCAACCATCCCACCTACGTGGAGAAGTCGTTGGTCAGCATCTCGTCGAACACCGAGATCGACTTCAAACAGTTCGATCTCGACGAACCGCTGCCGGCGGATCTGACCACCAACGGTGAACGCGGGTCGTTGGAGTACTTCATGCGCGGTGACGGCACCCCCGGGCCCAAGACGCTGCGTCAACTCGTGCTGCACCGGGCCAAGCGCGGATTGGAGCTCGTCGGCACCCCCGATCAGGTCGCCGAGAAGATGGGCCAGGCCATGGAGGAAGTCGGTGGCGACGGCTTCCTGATCGCCAAGCCCGGCTGGGACCTCTCGCGAAAGTACATCGAGTCGATCTGTGACGGGTTGGTGCCGGCCCTGCAACGGCGGGGTCTCACCCGAACCGCTTACACCACAACGACTCTGCGTGACACCCTGCGCGAGTTCTGA
- a CDS encoding NtaA/DmoA family FMN-dependent monooxygenase (This protein belongs to a clade of FMN-dependent monooxygenases, within a broader family of flavin-dependent oxidoreductases, the luciferase-like monooxygenase (LMM) family, some of whose members use coenzyme F420 rather than FMN.), which yields MPALKFHLGWFMNGYRVHGWRDQWIGTHKSEGMLPDFYVDMARSLERACFDYFILEDSSFVPDAWEGKHDFYLENAYAVPKFDPAVLASILTQNTERLGIVTTLAITEYPPYLLARLVSTMDHVSGGRAGWNMVTASSDRAAQNYGHDRQPDHDIRYDMAEEFTDLVTQLWESWEPDSMVVDQDGIFADPDKVHPVDFNGRFYKSRGPINSARSPQGRPVIVQAGGSEKGRAYASRCADSIIASATTVEAMTEYRDDVRARAEGHGRKADDVKVLFLVSPILGETHQHAVERKEQMIADAAVDPRFRLAGMGYATDIDFSVFDLDVPIRELADQMVTNGHQSSLAAFVRQNLDRTLREVASNSAYGAGQRVEFLGTPAEVAEQMGEVMAEVGGDGFLITQDVLTRRSISEITDGLVPELQKRGLTRERYRYEMFRDNLLEF from the coding sequence ATGCCCGCCCTGAAATTCCATCTCGGTTGGTTCATGAACGGCTACCGGGTTCATGGCTGGCGCGACCAGTGGATCGGTACGCACAAATCCGAGGGCATGCTGCCCGATTTCTACGTGGACATGGCGCGATCGCTGGAGCGGGCCTGCTTCGACTACTTCATTCTGGAGGACTCGTCGTTCGTTCCTGACGCCTGGGAGGGCAAGCACGACTTCTATCTCGAGAACGCCTACGCGGTACCGAAATTCGACCCCGCGGTGCTGGCGTCCATCCTCACCCAGAACACCGAGCGGCTGGGCATCGTGACGACGCTGGCGATCACCGAGTACCCGCCGTACCTCCTGGCGCGGCTGGTGTCGACGATGGACCATGTGTCTGGCGGCCGCGCAGGCTGGAACATGGTGACCGCCAGTTCCGACCGCGCCGCCCAGAACTACGGGCATGACAGGCAACCGGACCACGACATCCGCTACGACATGGCCGAGGAGTTCACCGATCTCGTCACCCAGCTCTGGGAGTCCTGGGAGCCGGATTCGATGGTCGTCGACCAGGACGGCATCTTCGCCGATCCCGACAAGGTGCACCCGGTTGACTTCAACGGCCGCTTCTACAAGTCGCGAGGACCGATCAACTCCGCGCGATCCCCACAGGGTCGACCGGTGATCGTCCAGGCCGGCGGATCGGAGAAGGGCCGGGCATACGCGTCGCGGTGCGCCGACTCGATCATCGCGTCGGCCACGACGGTCGAGGCGATGACGGAGTACCGCGATGACGTCCGCGCCCGTGCCGAGGGCCACGGGCGCAAGGCCGACGACGTCAAGGTGCTCTTCCTGGTCTCTCCCATCCTCGGCGAGACGCATCAGCACGCGGTGGAGCGCAAGGAACAGATGATCGCCGACGCCGCCGTCGATCCGCGGTTCCGGCTCGCCGGGATGGGGTACGCGACCGATATCGACTTCTCGGTGTTCGATCTCGACGTCCCCATCCGTGAGCTCGCCGACCAGATGGTCACCAACGGTCACCAGAGTTCGCTGGCGGCGTTCGTTCGACAAAACCTCGACCGGACGCTGCGGGAGGTGGCCTCGAACTCGGCGTACGGCGCCGGGCAGCGGGTGGAGTTCCTCGGTACGCCGGCAGAGGTTGCCGAGCAGATGGGTGAGGTGATGGCCGAGGTCGGTGGCGACGGCTTCCTGATCACCCAGGACGTCCTGACACGTCGTTCGATCAGCGAGATCACCGACGGGCTGGTGCCGGAGCTGCAGAAACGCGGCCTCACCCGGGAACGCTATCGCTACGAAATGTTCCGCGACAACCTGCTCGAGTTCTGA
- a CDS encoding NtaA/DmoA family FMN-dependent monooxygenase (This protein belongs to a clade of FMN-dependent monooxygenases, within a broader family of flavin-dependent oxidoreductases, the luciferase-like monooxygenase (LMM) family, some of whose members use coenzyme F420 rather than FMN.) produces the protein MTKKFHLGWFMNFTPPDWESEWASPDVADWANGKFYVDMAKSMERACFDFMMIEDTVMVADAYGGTMEGSLKNAIFAPKQDPVPLAIQVACNTTNLGVVATMSTSFYPPYLLARLCSTADSIAQGRFGWNIVSSAEDRAAQNFGLEGLPEHDERYNVAEEYFDVVNQLWDSWEADAVVMDRETHTFADFNKVHTIDFDGKYFKSRGPLNTVPSPQHRPTFLQAGASPKGRQFAAGAADAIIAVGTGVEGMKEYRDDVRARAKASGRNPDDIKLFFVVSPTIAATEAEARAKVARFAAAPNFEEKALVGISSNTEIDFKQFDLDQPLPADLTTNGERGSLEHFMRGNGAPGPKTLRELVHERTTRGLELVGTADQVAEKMGEAMEEIGGDGFLISRGGRDLSREYITEVCDGLVPALQRRGLMRTEYTTSTLRETLREF, from the coding sequence ATGACCAAGAAGTTTCACCTCGGCTGGTTCATGAATTTCACGCCGCCGGATTGGGAGTCGGAGTGGGCTTCCCCGGATGTGGCCGATTGGGCCAATGGGAAGTTCTACGTGGACATGGCGAAGAGCATGGAGCGGGCGTGTTTTGACTTCATGATGATCGAGGACACGGTGATGGTGGCCGATGCGTATGGCGGCACCATGGAGGGGTCGCTGAAGAATGCGATCTTCGCGCCGAAGCAGGATCCGGTGCCGTTGGCGATTCAGGTGGCGTGTAATACCACCAATCTTGGTGTGGTGGCGACGATGTCGACGAGTTTTTATCCGCCGTATCTGTTGGCGCGGTTGTGTTCGACGGCCGATTCGATTGCTCAGGGCCGGTTCGGGTGGAACATCGTGTCCTCGGCCGAGGATCGGGCGGCGCAGAACTTCGGGCTCGAGGGGTTGCCCGAGCACGATGAGCGGTACAACGTGGCCGAGGAGTATTTCGACGTGGTCAACCAGTTGTGGGATTCCTGGGAGGCCGATGCGGTGGTGATGGATCGTGAGACCCACACCTTCGCCGATTTCAACAAGGTTCACACCATCGATTTCGACGGGAAGTATTTCAAGTCCCGGGGCCCGTTGAACACGGTGCCCTCGCCGCAACACCGGCCGACGTTCCTGCAGGCGGGTGCGTCGCCGAAGGGTCGTCAGTTCGCTGCCGGTGCTGCCGACGCGATCATCGCGGTCGGGACCGGGGTCGAGGGGATGAAGGAGTACCGCGACGATGTCCGGGCGCGGGCCAAGGCCAGTGGCCGCAATCCCGATGACATCAAGTTGTTCTTCGTGGTCTCCCCGACGATCGCCGCCACCGAAGCCGAAGCCCGCGCAAAGGTGGCCCGGTTCGCGGCCGCCCCGAACTTCGAGGAAAAGGCGCTGGTCGGCATCTCGTCGAACACCGAGATCGACTTCAAACAGTTCGATCTCGACCAACCACTGCCGGCGGATCTGACCACCAACGGCGAACGCGGATCACTCGAACACTTCATGCGGGGCAACGGTGCTCCCGGACCCAAGACCCTTCGCGAACTCGTCCACGAGCGGACCACCCGCGGATTGGAACTCGTCGGCACCGCCGACCAGGTCGCCGAGAAGATGGGCGAAGCCATGGAGGAGATCGGCGGCGACGGCTTCCTGATCAGCAGGGGTGGGCGCGACCTGTCCCGCGAGTACATCACCGAGGTCTGTGACGGGTTGGTGCCGGCCCTGCAACGGCGCGGGCTGATGCGCACCGAATACACCACGTCGACTCTGCGTGAAACCCTGCGCGAGTTCTAG
- a CDS encoding NtaA/DmoA family FMN-dependent monooxygenase (This protein belongs to a clade of FMN-dependent monooxygenases, within a broader family of flavin-dependent oxidoreductases, the luciferase-like monooxygenase (LMM) family, some of whose members use coenzyme F420 rather than FMN.) gives MTKKFHLGWFMNFTPPDWESEWASPDVADWANGRFHVDMARAMERACFDFMMIEDTVMVADAYGGTMEGSLKNAIFAPKQDPVPLAIQVACNTTNLGVVATMSTSFYPPYLLARLCSTADSIAQGRFGWNIVSSAEDRAAQNFGLEGLPEHDERYNVAEEYFDVVNQLWDSWEADAVVMDRETHTFADFNKVHTIDFDGKYFKSRGPLNTVPSPQHRPTFLQAGASPKGRQFAAGAADAIIAVGTGVEGMKEYRDDVRARAKASGRNPDDIKLFFVVSPTIAATEAEARAAHERFSSSDLFVEKALVAISSNTEIDFKQFDLDQPLPADLTTNGERGSLEHFMRGDGTPGPKTLRQLAVAAASFGMEFVGTPEQVADEMEAAINEIGGDGFLLWRRGLTRSYIESVCDGLVPELQRRGLTRTEYTKSTLRETLREF, from the coding sequence ATGACCAAGAAGTTTCACCTCGGCTGGTTCATGAATTTCACGCCGCCGGATTGGGAGTCGGAGTGGGCTTCCCCGGATGTGGCCGATTGGGCCAACGGGCGGTTTCACGTGGACATGGCGCGGGCCATGGAGCGGGCGTGTTTTGACTTCATGATGATCGAGGACACGGTGATGGTGGCCGATGCGTATGGCGGCACCATGGAGGGGTCGCTGAAGAATGCGATCTTCGCGCCGAAGCAGGATCCGGTGCCGTTGGCGATTCAGGTGGCGTGTAATACCACCAATCTTGGTGTGGTGGCGACGATGTCGACGAGTTTTTATCCGCCGTATCTGTTGGCGCGGTTGTGTTCGACGGCCGATTCGATTGCTCAGGGCCGGTTCGGGTGGAACATCGTGTCCTCGGCTGAGGATCGGGCGGCGCAGAACTTCGGGCTCGAGGGGTTGCCCGAGCACGATGAGCGGTACAACGTGGCCGAGGAGTATTTCGACGTGGTCAACCAGTTGTGGGATTCCTGGGAGGCCGATGCGGTGGTGATGGATCGTGAGACCCATACTTTCGCTGATTTCAACAAGGTTCACACCATCGATTTCGACGGGAAGTATTTCAAGTCGCGGGGTCCGTTGAACACGGTGCCCTCTCCGCAGCATCGGCCGACGTTCCTGCAGGCGGGTGCGTCGCCGAAGGGTCGTCAGTTCGCTGCCGGTGCTGCCGATGCGATCATCGCGGTCGGGACCGGGGTCGAGGGGATGAAGGAGTACCGCGACGATGTCCGGGCGCGGGCCAAGGCCAGTGGCCGCAATCCCGATGACATCAAGTTGTTCTTCGTGGTCTCCCCGACGATCGCCGCCACCGAAGCCGAAGCCCGCGCCGCACACGAGCGGTTCAGCTCCTCCGACCTGTTCGTGGAGAAGGCGCTGGTCGCCATCTCGTCGAACACCGAGATCGACTTCAAGCAGTTCGATCTCGACCAACCGCTGCCGGCGGATCTGACCACCAACGGCGAACGCGGATCACTCGAACACTTCATGCGCGGCGACGGCACCCCCGGGCCGAAGACACTGCGCCAACTCGCAGTCGCCGCCGCCTCCTTCGGGATGGAGTTCGTCGGGACCCCCGAGCAGGTCGCCGACGAGATGGAGGCCGCCATCAACGAAATCGGCGGCGACGGCTTCCTGCTCTGGCGGCGCGGGCTGACCCGCAGCTACATCGAATCGGTCTGCGACGGACTCGTCCCCGAGCTGCAACGCCGCGGCCTGACCCGCACCGAATACACCAAATCCACTCTGCGCGAAACCCTGCGCGAGTTCTGA